The following proteins are co-located in the Polymorphospora rubra genome:
- a CDS encoding glycerophosphodiester phosphodiesterase: MPHPHPYLDAPGPLAFAHRGGAAQGDENTAEAFARAVALGYRYVETDVHATADGVAVVLHDPTLDRVAGVSGRIADLRWKDLAAVRVGGAAVVPRLDDVLAAWPEVRFNVDVKSDAGVEPAVADVRRAGAGDRVLLASFSDARLNRLRALAGPSIATSLGMRSVARLRLASLHGRRITLPPSVVAAQVPVRYGRIPVVDRRLIAYAHRLGLHVHVWTIDEPAQMDGLLDLGVDGIMTDHVDVLRDVYLRRGHWTA, translated from the coding sequence GTGCCGCACCCCCATCCGTACCTCGACGCGCCCGGTCCGCTCGCGTTCGCGCACCGTGGCGGCGCCGCGCAGGGTGACGAGAACACCGCCGAGGCGTTCGCGCGGGCCGTCGCGCTGGGCTACCGGTACGTCGAGACCGACGTGCACGCCACCGCCGACGGTGTCGCCGTCGTCCTGCACGACCCGACCCTGGACCGGGTCGCCGGGGTCTCCGGCCGCATCGCCGACCTGCGCTGGAAGGACCTCGCCGCGGTACGGGTCGGCGGGGCGGCGGTCGTGCCGCGGCTGGACGACGTGCTCGCCGCGTGGCCGGAGGTCCGGTTCAACGTCGACGTGAAGTCCGACGCCGGGGTCGAGCCGGCGGTCGCCGACGTACGGCGGGCCGGGGCCGGCGACCGGGTGCTGCTCGCCTCGTTCAGCGACGCCCGGCTGAACCGGCTGCGGGCCCTGGCCGGCCCGTCGATCGCGACGTCGCTCGGGATGCGTTCGGTCGCCCGGCTGCGGCTGGCGTCGCTGCACGGGCGGCGGATCACGCTGCCGCCGTCCGTCGTCGCGGCGCAGGTGCCGGTGCGGTACGGCCGGATCCCGGTCGTCGACCGCCGGCTGATCGCGTACGCCCACCGGCTGGGGTTGCACGTGCACGTCTGGACCATCGACGAACCCGCCCAGATGGACGGGTTACTGGATCTGGGTGTGGATGGCATCATGACCGATCACGTCGACGTGTTGCGTGACGTCTATCTCCGCCGCGGCCACTGGACCGCCTGA
- a CDS encoding MFS transporter: MADTATAAGDTATPPQPPHSTRRERTGWYFYDWAMSAFSTTVITVFLGPFLTSITEVAAGCELGAADCTGYVYPLGIKVAAGAYFPYLVSLSVFLTVFVLPVTGAIADRSAHKKRLLAVAAFLGSGATIAMVFVTGDRYLLGGALFVFANVSFGAAVVVYNSFLPQLGGPDDRDGISSKGWALGYLGGGLLLMLNLVVVTLFSEEGNPQRTLDLARWSIVSAGVWWAAFTLVPLFWLRERPSVEAAAGGVRGNVLLDGFKQLGHTIKGLKAYPLTLFFLLAFLVFNDGIQTVIALASQYGTEELRLDQTTLIVTILLVQFLAFGGALLLGGVAKRIGAWKTVLMSLVLWTGVILAAFWLPAEAPIPFMILGAAIGLVLGGSQALSRSLFSQLIPAGKEGEYYGFYEISDKGTSWLGPLAFGLVFQLTNSYRVGLVSLLIFFVVGFLLLLAVPMRKAIIAAGNTPPRVL; this comes from the coding sequence ATGGCCGACACCGCCACCGCCGCGGGCGACACCGCCACGCCGCCGCAGCCGCCGCACAGCACCCGCCGCGAGCGGACCGGCTGGTATTTCTACGACTGGGCGATGTCGGCGTTCTCGACCACCGTCATCACCGTCTTCCTCGGCCCGTTCCTGACCAGCATCACCGAGGTCGCGGCCGGCTGCGAACTGGGCGCCGCCGACTGCACCGGATACGTCTACCCGCTCGGGATCAAGGTCGCCGCCGGCGCCTACTTCCCGTACCTGGTGTCGCTGTCGGTGTTCCTGACCGTGTTCGTGCTGCCGGTCACCGGGGCGATCGCCGACCGGTCGGCGCACAAGAAGCGGCTGCTGGCCGTCGCCGCCTTCCTCGGTTCCGGCGCGACGATCGCGATGGTGTTCGTCACCGGCGACCGCTACCTGCTCGGCGGCGCCCTGTTCGTGTTCGCCAACGTGAGCTTCGGCGCGGCCGTCGTCGTCTACAACTCGTTCCTGCCGCAGCTCGGCGGCCCCGACGACCGGGACGGGATCTCCAGCAAGGGCTGGGCGCTGGGCTATCTCGGCGGCGGCCTGCTGCTGATGCTGAACCTGGTCGTCGTCACCCTGTTCAGCGAGGAGGGCAACCCGCAGCGGACCCTGGACCTGGCCCGCTGGTCGATCGTGTCGGCCGGTGTGTGGTGGGCGGCGTTCACCCTGGTCCCGCTGTTCTGGCTGCGGGAGCGGCCGTCGGTGGAGGCGGCCGCCGGCGGCGTACGCGGCAACGTGCTCCTCGACGGGTTCAAGCAGCTCGGCCACACCATCAAGGGCCTCAAGGCGTACCCGTTGACGCTGTTCTTCCTGCTGGCGTTCCTGGTCTTCAACGACGGCATCCAGACCGTCATCGCGTTGGCCAGCCAGTACGGCACCGAGGAGCTGCGACTCGACCAGACGACGCTGATCGTGACGATCCTGCTGGTGCAGTTCCTGGCGTTCGGCGGCGCGCTGCTGCTCGGCGGCGTGGCCAAGCGGATCGGCGCGTGGAAGACGGTGCTGATGAGCCTGGTGCTGTGGACCGGGGTGATCCTGGCCGCGTTCTGGCTGCCGGCCGAGGCGCCGATCCCGTTCATGATCCTCGGCGCGGCGATCGGTCTGGTCCTCGGCGGCAGCCAGGCGCTGAGCCGGTCGCTGTTCAGCCAGCTCATCCCGGCCGGCAAGGAGGGCGAGTACTACGGCTTCTACGAGATCAGCGACAAGGGCACCAGCTGGCTCGGTCCGCTGGCGTTCGGTCTGGTGTTCCAGCTCACCAACAGCTACCGGGTCGGCCTGGTGTCGCTGCTGATCTTCTTCGTGGTCGGCTTCCTGCTGCTGCTCGCGGTGCCGATGCGTAAGGCGATCATCGCGGCCGGCAACACTCCGCCCCGGGTCCTGTGA
- a CDS encoding GntR family transcriptional regulator: protein MTTSLPVTVDTSSPVAPYEQVRAGIAELAATGRLAAGTRLPTVRRLAEDLGLAANTVARAYRELEQAGLVETRGRHGTFVTAQAGGVPDEARRAAADYAALTRRLGLPPDQALALVAAALDTGG from the coding sequence ATGACCACTTCCCTTCCGGTCACCGTCGACACCTCGTCGCCGGTCGCGCCGTACGAGCAGGTCCGGGCGGGGATCGCGGAGCTGGCCGCGACCGGCCGGCTGGCCGCCGGCACCCGACTGCCGACCGTACGCCGACTCGCCGAGGATCTCGGGCTGGCCGCCAACACCGTCGCCCGCGCCTACCGGGAGCTGGAGCAGGCGGGACTGGTCGAGACCCGGGGCCGGCACGGCACGTTCGTGACCGCGCAGGCGGGCGGGGTGCCGGACGAGGCCCGGCGGGCGGCGGCCGACTACGCGGCGCTGACCCGCCGGCTGGGCCTGCCGCCGGATCAGGCGCTGGCCCTGGTCGCCGCCGCCCTCGACACCGGCGGCTGA
- a CDS encoding acyl-CoA dehydrogenase family protein — MARHVQSAPPPADPYAGDRQLNAWLDRHLGPAGHAAAKDRLTALAAEVDGPLRAAHHDAENHPPTLVRYDGWGARVDRIETSAGWQAQRAAAARHAVVALPYQDEARATWGAAARVVQHALLHLYAPESATFSCPVAMADGAAAVLSRPDVDRAVRDAWLPRLTGTDPDTAITSGQWMTEAQGGSDLARSTTVARPAGDGSWRLTGEKWFCSAADSAMAIALARPEGAGPGSRVLAPYLVPRYAADSPLAAGAAPDAPAPGVTVHRLKDKLGTRALPTAEIGLRDAYALPVGDPGQLGLVRAMTLVVVTRVHNASAAASGMRRGLAYALAYAGARQIAGGRLADSPLHRATLGTLAVDTAGAFVLTGHTFALLGRVEVGADPDAAAELRVVAPLAKLATGRLAAAAAGEYVEAFGGAGYVEDTGVPRLLRDAQVLPIWEGTTNVLALDVLRAVTRENAAPPLLRRLDAAADLARTRSPLVADILAGATARLREALTEVAADPTAAQVVAGARGLALRMAYALTTALLVEQADWGDEQAEVAARLWARRWLRGDDIAIDAHHHLELLA; from the coding sequence ATGGCCCGCCACGTCCAGTCCGCGCCCCCACCGGCCGACCCGTACGCCGGTGACCGGCAGCTCAACGCCTGGCTGGACCGGCACCTCGGCCCGGCCGGCCACGCCGCCGCCAAGGACCGGCTGACCGCGCTCGCCGCCGAGGTCGACGGGCCGCTGCGGGCCGCGCACCACGACGCCGAGAACCACCCGCCGACCCTGGTCCGCTACGACGGCTGGGGCGCCCGCGTCGACCGGATCGAGACCAGCGCCGGCTGGCAGGCGCAGCGGGCCGCCGCCGCCCGGCACGCCGTCGTCGCCCTGCCGTACCAGGACGAGGCCCGGGCCACCTGGGGCGCCGCCGCCCGCGTCGTCCAGCACGCCCTGCTGCACCTGTACGCCCCGGAGTCCGCGACGTTCTCCTGCCCGGTGGCGATGGCCGACGGGGCGGCGGCGGTGCTGTCCCGCCCGGATGTCGACCGGGCCGTACGCGACGCCTGGCTGCCCCGGCTGACCGGCACCGACCCCGACACGGCGATCACCAGCGGGCAGTGGATGACCGAGGCGCAGGGCGGTTCCGACCTGGCCCGCTCCACCACCGTCGCCCGTCCGGCCGGCGACGGGAGCTGGCGGCTCACCGGCGAGAAGTGGTTCTGTTCCGCCGCCGACTCGGCGATGGCGATCGCGCTGGCCCGACCGGAGGGTGCCGGCCCCGGCAGCCGGGTCCTCGCCCCGTACCTGGTGCCCCGGTACGCCGCCGACTCGCCGCTCGCCGCCGGCGCCGCACCGGACGCACCGGCGCCCGGCGTCACCGTGCACCGGCTCAAGGACAAGCTCGGCACCCGGGCGCTGCCGACCGCCGAGATCGGCCTGCGCGACGCGTACGCGCTGCCGGTCGGCGACCCCGGCCAGCTCGGCCTGGTCCGGGCGATGACCCTGGTCGTCGTCACCCGGGTCCACAACGCGTCCGCCGCCGCGAGCGGCATGCGGCGCGGCCTGGCGTACGCCCTCGCGTACGCCGGGGCCCGGCAGATCGCCGGCGGGCGGCTCGCCGACTCGCCGCTGCACCGGGCCACGCTCGGTACCCTCGCCGTCGACACCGCCGGCGCGTTCGTCCTCACCGGACACACGTTCGCGCTGCTCGGCCGGGTCGAGGTCGGCGCCGACCCGGACGCCGCCGCCGAACTGCGCGTCGTCGCCCCGCTGGCCAAGCTCGCCACCGGCCGGCTCGCCGCCGCGGCCGCCGGCGAGTACGTGGAGGCGTTCGGCGGCGCCGGCTACGTCGAGGACACCGGTGTGCCCCGGCTGCTGCGCGACGCCCAGGTGCTGCCGATCTGGGAGGGCACCACCAACGTGCTCGCCCTGGACGTGCTGCGTGCCGTCACCCGCGAGAACGCCGCCCCGCCGCTGCTACGCCGGCTCGACGCCGCCGCCGACCTGGCCCGTACCCGGTCGCCGCTCGTCGCCGACATCCTGGCCGGGGCGACCGCCCGGCTCCGCGAGGCGTTGACCGAGGTCGCCGCCGACCCGACGGCGGCGCAGGTCGTCGCCGGGGCGCGCGGGCTGGCGCTGCGGATGGCGTACGCCCTGACGACGGCGCTGCTGGTCGAGCAGGCCGACTGGGGTGACGAGCAGGCGGAGGTGGCGGCCCGGCTGTGGGCCCGGCGCTGGCTGCGCGGCGACGACATCGCGATCGACGCGCATCATCATCTTGAGCTGCTGGCCTAG
- a CDS encoding RICIN domain-containing protein — MRKVWKIAATMTLPAIAVLGLSTLTKTDSPNSSTPAPPATRSNSIVDTTAAGPFNIYNPVTGKCMDLVGAGAGRPGDPVIQYTCDNTEADNQRWYVDYRRGFSSFTIRNAKSGLCVDLPGTAAPANGTALIQRTCTPSPNDNQLFYFEDELLRNVKGDSCVAGADGNGATLGTYICLVADDHWWQLLW, encoded by the coding sequence ATGAGGAAGGTCTGGAAAATCGCTGCCACGATGACGTTGCCGGCGATAGCTGTTCTCGGACTCTCAACCCTTACCAAAACCGACTCCCCGAATTCTTCCACACCAGCGCCACCCGCCACAAGAAGTAATTCGATCGTCGACACGACAGCCGCGGGCCCCTTCAACATCTACAACCCCGTGACCGGCAAGTGCATGGACCTCGTTGGCGCCGGGGCGGGCCGTCCGGGCGACCCCGTCATTCAGTACACCTGCGACAACACCGAGGCCGACAACCAGCGGTGGTACGTGGACTACCGTCGCGGATTCTCCAGCTTCACCATCCGTAACGCGAAAAGCGGGCTGTGTGTGGACCTGCCGGGCACCGCCGCACCCGCGAACGGGACAGCGCTGATCCAGCGAACCTGTACACCCAGCCCCAACGACAACCAGCTCTTCTATTTCGAAGACGAACTGCTCAGAAACGTCAAGGGTGACAGCTGTGTCGCCGGGGCCGACGGCAACGGCGCGACGCTCGGTACATACATTTGCCTCGTGGCGGACGACCACTGGTGGCAACTACTGTGGTGA
- a CDS encoding ABC transporter substrate-binding protein produces the protein MFTRSSRRATIAAATALAAALAVAGCGGGGDDAAAADGTVSLTLVTTDLYGYTPLFEAKDLQVPGVKITYREFANSVELNSAMEAGQIDISDTGDIGPINAAASGSRQKVIGCTRPNDQNIKYIVRRDSGIASFADLRGKRVGMPIRSNHGLLYERLLKKNNLTDNDVKAVNISGADGVNALVKGDIEAYSANAPGSPDILERFPDLVEIDGIAGTVNNLYCLRVSPQAYEKKHEALRAFFRVAAETGLWASQHPDEAAELVKPHVDYSLATLSTTFRISGAGYQPIDDAFLVQQQAFADELLDVEFIEKPVDVKQIFVGDFNDELPKG, from the coding sequence ATGTTCACGCGCAGTTCCCGGCGGGCGACCATCGCCGCCGCCACCGCTCTCGCCGCCGCGCTCGCCGTGGCCGGCTGCGGCGGGGGCGGCGACGACGCGGCCGCCGCCGACGGCACCGTCTCGCTCACCCTGGTCACCACCGACCTGTACGGCTACACCCCGCTGTTCGAGGCGAAGGACCTCCAGGTCCCCGGGGTGAAGATCACGTACCGGGAGTTCGCCAACTCGGTCGAGCTGAACTCCGCGATGGAGGCCGGCCAGATCGACATCTCCGACACCGGCGACATCGGACCGATCAACGCGGCCGCGTCCGGCAGCCGGCAGAAGGTGATCGGCTGCACCAGGCCCAACGACCAGAACATCAAGTACATCGTGCGCCGCGACTCGGGCATCGCCAGCTTCGCCGACCTGCGCGGCAAGCGGGTCGGGATGCCGATCCGGTCCAACCACGGCCTGTTGTACGAGCGGCTGCTGAAGAAGAACAACCTGACCGACAACGACGTCAAGGCGGTCAACATCTCCGGCGCCGATGGCGTCAACGCCCTGGTCAAGGGCGACATCGAGGCGTACTCGGCGAACGCGCCCGGTTCGCCGGACATCCTGGAGCGCTTCCCGGACCTGGTCGAGATCGACGGGATCGCCGGCACCGTCAACAACCTGTACTGCCTGCGGGTCAGCCCGCAGGCGTACGAGAAGAAGCACGAGGCGCTGCGGGCGTTCTTCCGGGTGGCGGCCGAAACCGGGCTGTGGGCGTCGCAGCATCCGGACGAGGCGGCCGAACTGGTCAAGCCGCACGTCGACTACAGCCTGGCGACGCTGTCCACCACCTTCAGGATCAGTGGGGCCGGATACCAGCCGATCGACGACGCGTTCCTGGTCCAGCAGCAGGCGTTCGCCGACGAACTGCTCGACGTCGAGTTCATCGAGAAGCCGGTCGACGTGAAGCAGATCTTCGTCGGCGACTTCAACGACGAACTCCCGAAGGGCTGA
- a CDS encoding ABC transporter ATP-binding protein, with product MSGISVRGLRKHYGSRLILDTVDLEVPRGEFLVIVGESGGGKSTLLRALAALDTDHEGEVVVEQPVAVGFQDARLLPWRTVWENVVFGLPGSRSALRRQAVEVLAEVGLEARADVWPNTLSGGEAQRTALARALVRRPAVLLLDEPFGALDALTRLRMQALVHSLWKAHGFTTVLVTHDVDEAIVLADRILVLTDGRLADEIRPDFAGARTREDPGFERTRLRILEQLGAAHYETELGRH from the coding sequence ATGAGCGGTATCTCCGTACGTGGGCTGCGCAAGCACTACGGCAGCCGGCTCATTCTCGACACCGTCGACCTGGAGGTTCCCCGGGGCGAGTTCCTGGTCATCGTCGGCGAGAGCGGCGGCGGCAAGAGCACCCTGCTGCGCGCCCTGGCCGCGCTCGACACCGACCACGAGGGCGAGGTCGTCGTCGAGCAGCCGGTCGCGGTCGGCTTCCAGGACGCCCGGCTGCTGCCGTGGCGCACGGTGTGGGAGAACGTCGTCTTCGGGCTGCCGGGCAGCCGGTCGGCACTGCGCCGGCAGGCCGTCGAGGTGCTGGCCGAGGTCGGCCTCGAAGCCCGCGCCGACGTGTGGCCGAACACTCTGTCCGGCGGGGAGGCGCAGCGCACCGCCCTGGCCCGTGCCCTGGTGCGCCGGCCCGCCGTACTGCTGCTCGACGAGCCGTTCGGCGCCCTCGACGCGCTGACCCGGCTGCGGATGCAGGCCCTGGTGCACTCGCTGTGGAAGGCGCACGGCTTCACCACGGTCCTGGTCACCCACGACGTCGACGAGGCGATCGTGCTCGCCGACCGGATCCTCGTGCTGACCGACGGCCGGCTCGCCGACGAGATCAGACCCGACTTCGCCGGCGCCCGTACCCGCGAGGACCCCGGCTTCGAACGGACCCGGCTGCGGATCCTCGAACAGCTCGGGGCCGCCCACTACGAAACCGAACTCGGCCGGCACTGA
- a CDS encoding ABC transporter permease — MTATVLSTPDGSVEPTGGRPRPPGPGKAPRKTGSLRRRVLKSGRRILVPVLLVAVWQLASSVGWLNPTTFASPGMVWDRFVEFAQSGVLADNVLASLRRVVLGLLIGVAIGVVLGLATGLSRVADELVDPPLQMLRAVPTLGLMPLLLLWLGIDEALKVGLVAIGVIFPIYLNFSKGIRSVDPRFRELAQSCGASRWTVIRHIILPGALPHLLIGLRFSLAIAWLSLVFGETVAADSGIGYMLTRAKDFLQTDTIVLCLALYALLGLAIESLVRVIEWKTLSWRREFVDS, encoded by the coding sequence ATGACCGCGACAGTCCTGTCCACCCCGGACGGGTCGGTCGAGCCCACCGGCGGACGACCGCGCCCGCCGGGGCCGGGCAAGGCACCCAGGAAGACGGGTTCGCTGCGCCGCCGCGTCCTCAAGTCCGGCCGGCGGATCCTGGTGCCCGTCCTGCTCGTCGCCGTCTGGCAGCTCGCTTCCAGCGTCGGCTGGCTCAACCCGACGACGTTCGCCAGCCCCGGCATGGTCTGGGACCGGTTCGTCGAGTTCGCCCAGAGCGGTGTGCTGGCCGACAACGTGCTCGCCTCGCTGCGCCGGGTGGTGCTCGGCCTGCTGATCGGCGTCGCGATCGGGGTCGTACTCGGGCTCGCCACCGGCCTGTCCCGGGTCGCCGACGAACTCGTCGACCCGCCGCTGCAGATGCTGCGCGCCGTACCGACGCTCGGCCTGATGCCGCTGCTGCTGCTCTGGCTCGGCATCGACGAGGCGCTGAAGGTCGGCCTGGTCGCGATCGGCGTGATCTTCCCGATCTACCTGAACTTCAGCAAGGGCATCCGCTCGGTCGACCCCCGGTTCCGGGAACTCGCGCAGAGTTGCGGCGCCTCCCGGTGGACGGTGATCCGGCACATCATCCTGCCCGGGGCGCTGCCGCACCTGCTGATCGGGCTGCGGTTCTCGCTCGCGATCGCCTGGCTCAGCCTGGTCTTCGGCGAGACCGTCGCCGCCGATTCCGGCATCGGCTACATGCTGACCCGGGCCAAGGACTTCCTGCAGACCGACACGATCGTGCTCTGCCTGGCGCTGTACGCGCTGCTCGGCCTGGCGATCGAGAGCCTGGTCCGGGTCATCGAGTGGAAGACCCTGTCCTGGCGCCGAGAGTTCGTGGACTCATGA
- a CDS encoding SfnB family sulfur acquisition oxidoreductase encodes MTTGTEAPAVAVIADGAEAVRVAADLARRFAPGAKERDRDRTVPRAELEQIARSGLLGITVPRAAGGAQASHRVLADVFRILAVADASISQVLQNHFVFVRVLRDRGTAAQREFFHAELLRGARFGNAMAERGVDRRKGETNTSLRRLDGTTDLLLTGRKYYTTGAATADWVPVKTKDPDGADVVAYVAQGSPGLSFGGDWSALGQRGTHSGTTLLTDVRVPADRIVAWPYNADELRTAGAAGQLLHAAIDVGIAEGALAAAAEYVRTRTRAYADSPWDRAADEHHLINDVGRQAVQVRAARALLERAADAVDDAEADPVLDADKVAEASLSVAAARAFTAETAVTTASELFSYAGTSATDEEHGLDRFWRDARTHTLHDPTRWKYHHVGNHVLNGVAPRGPLL; translated from the coding sequence ATGACCACCGGAACCGAGGCACCGGCCGTCGCCGTCATCGCCGACGGAGCCGAGGCGGTACGGGTCGCCGCCGACCTGGCCCGGCGGTTCGCCCCCGGCGCCAAGGAACGCGACCGGGACCGCACCGTCCCGCGCGCCGAACTGGAACAGATCGCCCGGTCCGGACTGCTCGGCATCACCGTGCCGCGCGCCGCCGGCGGGGCGCAGGCGAGCCACCGCGTACTCGCCGACGTCTTCCGGATCCTGGCCGTCGCCGACGCCTCCATCAGCCAGGTACTCCAGAACCACTTCGTGTTCGTCCGCGTTCTCAGGGACCGGGGCACCGCCGCCCAGCGCGAGTTCTTCCACGCCGAACTGCTGCGCGGCGCCCGCTTCGGCAACGCGATGGCCGAACGCGGCGTCGACCGGCGCAAGGGCGAGACGAACACGTCGCTGCGCCGCCTCGACGGCACGACCGACCTGCTGCTGACCGGCCGCAAGTACTACACGACCGGCGCCGCCACCGCCGACTGGGTGCCGGTGAAGACGAAGGACCCCGACGGCGCCGACGTCGTCGCGTACGTCGCACAGGGCAGCCCCGGCCTGTCGTTCGGCGGCGACTGGTCGGCGCTCGGCCAGCGCGGCACGCACAGCGGCACCACCCTGCTCACCGACGTACGGGTGCCGGCGGACCGGATCGTCGCCTGGCCGTACAACGCCGACGAGCTACGTACGGCCGGCGCCGCCGGGCAGCTGCTGCACGCGGCGATCGACGTCGGCATCGCCGAGGGGGCACTGGCCGCCGCAGCCGAGTACGTCCGTACCCGTACCCGGGCCTATGCCGACAGCCCGTGGGACCGGGCCGCCGACGAACACCACCTGATCAACGACGTCGGCCGGCAGGCGGTGCAGGTACGGGCGGCGCGGGCGCTGCTGGAGCGGGCCGCCGACGCGGTCGACGACGCCGAGGCCGACCCGGTCCTCGACGCCGACAAGGTCGCCGAGGCGTCGCTGTCGGTCGCCGCCGCCCGGGCGTTCACCGCCGAGACGGCGGTGACCACGGCCAGCGAACTGTTCTCGTACGCCGGCACCAGCGCCACCGACGAGGAACACGGCCTGGACAGGTTCTGGCGCGACGCCCGCACCCACACCCTGCACGACCCGACCCGCTGGAAGTACCACCACGTCGGCAACCACGTCCTCAACGGCGTCGCACCCCGGGGGCCACTGCTGTGA
- a CDS encoding amidohydrolase family protein, whose product MPETDSPAIVDFHVHYVDPAHPPALWANARPEIAKLRERTVRRIVDIDDVLESAAAGSITTRVLNAPPSLVAPAGTVLPADTVRAINDHLARQVADHPGRLLGLATVDAWQGEQAADELRRAVTELGLSGAVLDAAADGGDRLLDDPAALPTLRAAEELGVPLFVHPINPRGFTEQLEGVGRAGTLLARGAIDAASLLALLNSRILDDLPGLRVVIPLIGAPALLLGTFTGLVERISRHAPDHLRRHVYVDTMGFDPASIRYLVDVVGADHVLVGSDSPIVAESIDRVDVLAALAAAGLDEPGVVAVAGGNARRLLGVPETVAA is encoded by the coding sequence ATGCCCGAAACAGACTCGCCGGCGATCGTGGACTTCCACGTCCACTACGTCGACCCCGCCCATCCGCCCGCCCTGTGGGCCAACGCCCGGCCCGAGATCGCCAAGCTGCGCGAGCGGACCGTACGCCGGATCGTCGACATCGACGACGTGCTGGAATCGGCGGCGGCCGGCTCGATCACGACGCGGGTCCTCAACGCCCCGCCATCGCTGGTCGCGCCGGCCGGCACGGTCCTGCCGGCCGACACCGTCCGGGCGATCAACGACCACCTGGCCCGGCAGGTCGCCGACCACCCGGGCCGGCTGCTCGGGCTGGCCACCGTCGACGCCTGGCAGGGCGAACAGGCCGCCGACGAACTCCGCCGGGCGGTCACCGAACTCGGCCTGTCCGGCGCGGTCCTCGACGCCGCCGCCGACGGCGGTGACCGGCTCCTCGACGACCCGGCCGCGTTGCCGACGCTACGTGCGGCCGAAGAACTCGGCGTGCCGCTCTTCGTGCACCCGATCAACCCGCGCGGCTTCACCGAACAACTCGAGGGCGTCGGCCGCGCCGGCACCCTGCTCGCCCGGGGCGCCATCGACGCGGCCAGCCTGCTGGCCCTGCTCAACTCCCGCATCCTGGACGACCTGCCCGGGCTGCGGGTCGTCATCCCGCTGATCGGCGCGCCGGCGCTGCTGCTCGGCACGTTCACCGGCCTGGTCGAGCGGATCAGCCGGCACGCCCCGGACCACCTGCGCCGACACGTGTACGTCGACACGATGGGCTTCGACCCGGCCAGCATCCGCTACCTGGTCGACGTCGTCGGCGCCGACCACGTGCTCGTCGGATCGGACTCGCCGATCGTGGCCGAGTCGATCGACCGCGTCGACGTCCTCGCCGCTCTCGCCGCCGCCGGCCTCGACGAGCCCGGTGTCGTGGCCGTCGCCGGCGGAAACGCCCGCCGGCTGCTCGGCGTACCCGAGACGGTCGCGGCATGA